From the genome of Populus trichocarpa isolate Nisqually-1 chromosome 15, P.trichocarpa_v4.1, whole genome shotgun sequence, one region includes:
- the LOC7462510 gene encoding signal recognition particle 19 kDa protein, with protein MMDGGVPNIKKWVVLYPVYINSKKTIAEGRRISVEKACENPTCVEIGDCCSHLKLPFAIEIDKAYPRDFMQVGRVRVLLKREDGSLSNPAIPSRKQLMLHVAELVPRHPGRTKKQEPASTSNAATSKSGKGGKKKR; from the exons ATGATGGATGGAGGAGtgccaaatataaagaaatgggTAGTCTTATATCCTGTTTACATTAACTCAAAGAAAACAATAGCTGAAGGAAGGCGGATTAGCGTGGAAAAGGCGTGTGAGAATCCCACTTGTGTTGAGATAGGTGATTGTTGTAGCCATCTCAAACTTCCTTTTGCAATTGAG ATTGATAAGGCATATCCTCGAGATTTCATGCAAGTAGGTAGAGTGAGGGTATTACTGAAAAGAGAAGATGGGAGTTTATCTAATCCTGCTATTCCTTCCA GAAAACAGCTTATGCTCCATGTTGCAGAATTGGTACCTAGACATCCTGGGAGGACCAAGAAGCAGGAGCCAGCATCCACATCAAATGCTGCAACATCCAAGTCTGGGAAGGGtgggaagaagaaaagatag